aaaactaacacaAATTTCTTGCTACTTCCAGGGTTCCGCTGCCATCTCAAGTGCTGATCTATTTGGTGACAGGGATGATAATTTGCCCCTTGATCTTACGGCAAGTGACCTTATCAACCGACTGTCTTTTCAGGTATGCCTTGCATATAAGAAATTTCCAGTTGTTTTTGAGTCATtggaattcaatttttttgtcatATGTTTATCATATTTTGGCCATGTCTGATCAGAAATTagtcttcttttcctttttgagtTTCCAGCCTTTTGTTTAACTAATTTTGGTTTAATCTTTGTGTATTCTCCTTTCCAGGCACAACAGGATATCTCTTCCCTAAAAAACATTGCTGGAGAGACCGGGAAGAAGCTTAGCTCCTTGGCATCCAATTTAATGACGGATCTTCAGGACAGAATCCTCTAATGTTGATATGCGTTGTCTTTATTTGTTAAAGTACACCAGCCATTATCATATGTAGTGATTGTAAAGAAGagttcataaattttttttaaagacaaataagACTTATCAAAATTCTCCAGGCTTAAGAAGAGTGGctggtgttttattttgtagCACAGGTACTGTTCTGAGATTTGATCATATGCGTTCTTGTTTCTGTAAACCACCATAACATTACTGCTTTGTGTCAAGAGAGCAAGGCAAAGGATACTGTATTCTGTTAAAACTTTGATTTGTCCTTGAGATTTTGATCACTtgtccattttcattttgttaaaATCATTCAATCCAATACAATTTGATAGATATAGTCAATTAACATTGGTTCTCAAAATTCCTTAGGCCAGCTTTTGCAATAATTTTTAGAGATGCATATGTGGTTGTCAATCTCCAATGGGGGTCACAACAAATTTCTGCATTTTCATCTTCGGGAATGTAAACTTCAAGTAAGTTATAGAAGAGCATGGATTTTTTcggaccaaaaaaataaaaaaagaagagcttagattttttattttaataaaggATATGCTTATAGTAAAAGtgccaaaccaaaaaaaaaaaaaagaaaaaaaaagtggttATGACTATAACATTTTCTATAGAAACATTCCCAAACATGCCTAGAGATTTTTTCCGTCTTTCGGAAAAGGTATTTAGTGAATTCATGTATTATAAacgtatgtatgtatttttttaaaaaaaaaatactttatttttccatacatttgaaaaaaatatggcgacatataaatatatatatatatatattttaaaatcgCCATGTTTAATACACATACTAGCTCCTGAGCACATGCTCAAGAGTGCCAATTgcgtttatttattatttattcttattgttttaatttaaaattaagaaagagaaaatgggtCTATTTGTgtccataaaaatagaattcatgttctccttttttattttattttttatttttttaatattaaaaactattaatttactatattaccctcatttaataaatatctttatttccTAATATATTCTAGGATCAGTTACATAGAACCCCAAATTTTGGGTATCATTTCAAATTCATACATGAACTTGTAAGACCCTACAAACGGATATCAAAACTTACGAAATCCTACAAATGAGCCCCTTTGTTACCAATTAATTGTAATTTTCCTCACCCATATTTCACTACACTAACATAACATGCAACTTCTTTTTtcaaccaagaaaaaaaaaaacacatgaaacttctgaaaataaagaaaaacgacATCTTTCCcgtctctctcttccctctctttTCTGAACTTTGGTCCCAACTTGGAGGAGACTTTGGAGTTTTCCCTCCTtttccaaaacccaaaaattttcgaAACACTTTTTTTTCGCCTTTCCCTCCTTTCAACCGACAGCTTCAACTTCCCGAAACccccaaaaatattttaaaagcaaaattctcaaaacccaaatccCCATTTCCCTCCTAATTCGTGGAGCCAACCCCAAATTCCAATTTCAGATTCAATTTTCAGTTCGTTGAAAAGCCCATTTCTAGAATCTCAAGAGCTTCAGTGTAAAATTCATCTCTCAGAAGCCAACCTTTTGCCTCCAGACTCACTTCTCACAAAGACCCAAGTGGGAAATTCAACCTCTCCAGCTTTAATGCCTGCTCTTGCAGAAACCCTAGATGGGTCTTCGCcattttcacaaaaggaagccgtagatgaccatgctttggTGTCTATCGCAGAAAATGCAAATGGGTCTTCGCCATCTTCACCTCTCAAAGCCCTAGACGATATGGCTTCGGATTCTTCTTTGCCAAACCCAACTGGGTCTTCACCATCTGTTGAAGAAGGCCAAGAAGATGAACCATCACCACCTTCGCCTCTCAAAATTGTTGGTAACGATTTATCAAATTATGAATCGGATCCACATTCGGAGTCTTCAGGACCATCGCGGTGGTCGTCTTCCGCACCTTCTTGGTCTTCTGGGTTGTCGTCGAATTCTACCAAGGAATCAGTGATTTCCTCGGATTCCCAGTTTTCAATATGTGAAACAAAGCCCTCTATGGTGGTATGCCCCTTTGCTTTGAACCTGTTTGAaactttgtatttattttacattaaaaattataattattattcatTTTGCGTTTAATTTTAGTCTAAGTAATTTTGGGATGTTAAGTTTTGTTGTCGTTTTGGTGTTGCAGGGTGCAGGGCTTGCAAATCTAGGCAACACATGCTTTATGAATGCAATTCTGCAATGCTTCACGCACACTGTGCCACTCGTGGAGGGTCTTCATTCTTGCAATCATTCCATGCCCTGTGATCGTAAGGCCTTGGTTTCTATTGCGTTTGCTTTATGTTCTTATctgatatttttcttaattgttGGAAGCTTTATGCAGCTAGTTAGTTTTGctgatttcttaataaatgTACTAAtttaaaatctgaaattgGGATTATGTAGGTGGTAGTGAAGGATTCTGTGTTCTTTGTGCTCTTCACGACCATGTTGATCTTTCAGTAGCTTCTTCAGGAAGAGTTATTTCACCATGGAAACTTGTCGACAATTTGAATCGTATCCTTTTGATCATACGTATTGAGATTTCTGTGCATAAAATTGTGATTGTgattgttcttttctttgtttcgaatgaaaaaaagagagtaacTTATGAAGCCCCTACAAGTGATTGATTTTGATTGAGCAGTTGCACTAATTTTTGTTGTGAAATATGTAATTCTACCTGAAGCTTTGAAAATTCTGTAGTTTTACCCTGAGAAGTTTACATCCGAATGTGATTCTTAACCCTCATGCTACTAGATTTCTCATCTTTCTTCCAAAGATACCAGCAAGAAGATGCCCATGAGTTCTTGCAATGCTTCTTAGACAAACTTGAGAAATCTTGTTTGGATTCGTTGGAAAAGGAGAGTCCATCTGCCCAAGATCATAATCTTGTGGAAAGGGTTTTTGGTGGTCGTCTCCTAAGCAAAGTATGACTCCATATCTGATTGCCATGATTCATTAGCTATGGTTAAATTTGATGGaaaatcaatattttattataattctTATTGATTTTTGTGTGTATGAATTACTTTCAGCTTCGATGTTGCAATTGTGGTCACTGTTCTGACACTTACGAACCTCTGATTGATCTGAGTTTGGAGATTGAAGATGCAGAGACTCTCCGAAGGGCCCTGGAGTCCTTCACTAAGATAGAAACTATCAATGACTTGGAGACAAAGTTTACATGTGAGAACTGCAAGGAAGAAGTATCAGTGGAGAAGCAGCTTGTGGTGGACCAGGCCCCTCCAGTTGCTGCATTTCATCTGAAGAGATTTAAGACTGATGGATCTCATGTTGAGAAGATTGAAAAACATGTAGAATTTCCTTTGGAGTTGGACTTGAAGCCCTACACCAGTGGCAGTGACAATAATGTGAGTTGctgcttattattattataattattttttacacAGAATATGTTGATTTTCCTTCGGATTTGGACTATTAGTCAACCAGTGGGACCAACAGTAATGTGATTGCTGCCTTTAGTTTCTTCGTAATCAAATTGGTATcagttataacttataagaaATGCAAGGTTTTTTTAACACATGATAATGGTTAAATGATCGAAAAAATGAAGGTTAGCTGAATGTCATGTTTGTGTTTTAGCTATGTTTAAATGGCTGTTGTTTCTCAAGCCCTTGGGGGTTATCTGTAAATGGTGGGGTAATGGGTTAGGATTAGGGTAGATCCAAGATTCGATTCCCTCCAATTTtaaccaagaaaaagaatggtGTGGTCTCTCTAGTTCTAATTTCCTGTTTCTTGGCAATAGGTGGAATTGAAGTATGAACTTTATGCAATTGTGGAGCATGTTGGGTTCTCATCTACTTCTGGACATTACTTTTGCTTCATTCGGTCATCTCCAGATACATGGCATAGGTTGGATGACTCAAAggtaattattttctttatgcatTCCGTAATAAACAATTCATTGTAACTGTTTTACCTGCATGACTTTGTAATTCTTGTGAAGCTGGTGTGTGGAAGTGATTGTCTTGCCATTCATGGcttctttcatttgtttttgtataaACGATCTTTATGATATGATCTTTGTTCTTGTTGTATGTTTACATGCAGTAAACGGTAATGATGATCTATGgtagttggattgtttccatCAGGTTTTACCCTCAAATATAGTAGTATTAAGATTTACACTAAAAGTTCCAGTGTTATTTTTGTAGGTCACTAGGGTTCAAGAAGAATTTGTTCTGTCACAGGAGGCCTACATTCTGTTCTATGCAAGGCAGGGTACTCCTTGGTTTTCTAGCATAGTGGAATCACTAAAGCCATGCTTGGATCCAGCTATGACGAATACATCACCTAAGTCGGTCCTAGAGAATGTCGAGAGTGTCAGTATTTTATCTCCTAGTGTAAACAATGTTGATTGTTGTGTTGCCAATGAACCCGGAGATGCTCATGAGAGAATTACTCTTTCGTTGCCTCGAGCAAGATGTGAAGAGGTTGAGGTCATTGACACTAGAGATGCAGCCGATGGTTGTTCCAAGGAGACTAAAGATAGTGCTGCTGTGATTGATGCTTCAACTCCAGGGAGGGCAAGTAACTCCTTTGATGGAAAATCACACAACAATGAGAATATATGTAGTACCTCGTCTCTTGGTGGAAATAGGTGCCATAAAAGGTCTCCTAAAGTTTATCTCCATCCTATGACACCACCCAGATCTCCTAGTCCTGATCTGCCTTCTTTTGAGTCTCCAGGTAGGCAAATACACTCTGATCAAAAGGTTTTATTACCTTTCCCTTGAAATTTATGAATGCAACTAACTTAATGAGGTGGAATTGAATTTTTCAGAACCAATATATTGTCTTCCGCGCGATCATTCGAAGTCAGTGGACAATGTGGCCTGCAAAAGATCATTGAACAAT
This genomic interval from Prunus dulcis unplaced genomic scaffold, ALMONDv2, whole genome shotgun sequence contains the following:
- the LOC117613441 gene encoding ubiquitin carboxyl-terminal hydrolase 21-like, translating into MPALAETLDGSSPFSQKEAVDDHALVSIAENANGSSPSSPLKALDDMASDSSLPNPTGSSPSVEEGQEDEPSPPSPLKIVGNDLSNYESDPHSESSGPSRWSSSAPSWSSGLSSNSTKESVISSDSQFSICETKPSMVGAGLANLGNTCFMNAILQCFTHTVPLVEGLHSCNHSMPCDRGSEGFCVLCALHDHVDLSVASSGRVISPWKLVDNLNHFSSFFQRYQQEDAHEFLQCFLDKLEKSCLDSLEKESPSAQDHNLVERVFGGRLLSKLRCCNCGHCSDTYEPLIDLSLEIEDAETLRRALESFTKIETINDLETKFTCENCKEEVSVEKQLVVDQAPPVAAFHLKRFKTDGSHVEKIEKHVEFPLELDLKPYTSGSDNNVELKYELYAIVEHVGFSSTSGHYFCFIRSSPDTWHRLDDSKVTRVQEEFVLSQEAYILFYARQGTPWFSSIVESLKPCLDPAMTNTSPKSVLENVESVSILSPSVNNVDCCVANEPGDAHERITLSLPRARCEEVEVIDTRDAADGCSKETKDSAAVIDASTPGRASNSFDGKSHNNENICSTSSLGGNRCHKRSPKVYLHPMTPPRSPSPDLPSFESPEPIYCLPRDHSKSVDNVACKRSLNNIIRSDHLKSADNALCKRPSNNDVDDSKRIEAFRYLSKKSLTRDRGSQLLAAMVGPQSEGSSNKRRKRVGSSPCKKVSPPGGSHKSMRPVAAALR